The Arachis ipaensis cultivar K30076 chromosome B07, Araip1.1, whole genome shotgun sequence genome includes a window with the following:
- the LOC107606971 gene encoding ABC transporter A family member 6-like translates to MIPDVKVNCTQAFTLWRNSFSDIWDELQLEDRDDDTTDYKLHKNPISGAFDFLNSNKNIFNVSFLIYKRDNRDQINMSRTPRSVNMVCV, encoded by the exons ATGATCCCAG atgTTAAGGTGAATTGTACTCAGGCTTTTACCTTATGGCGCAATAGTTTTTCTGATATATGGGATGAGCTACAACTTGAAGATCGTGATGATGATACAACAGATTACAAGTTACACAAGAATCCTATCAGTGGAG CTTTTGACTTTCTAAATtcgaataaaaatatttttaatgttaGCTTTTTAATTTACAAACGTGACAATAGAGATCAGATCAACATGAGCCGCACTCCTCGTTCTGTAAATATGGTATGTGTCTAA